AGCCTGCTATTCGGCGTTTGGCTCGTCGTGGAGGTGTAAAACGTATATCTGGTTTGATATATGAAGAAACTCGTGGAgtcttaaaagtatttttagagAATGTTATCCGTGATGCAGTTACCTATACTGAACACGCTAAAAGGAAGACAGTTACAGCAATGGATGTTGTATATGCTTTGAAGAGACAAGGACGTACCTTGTATGGATTCGGCGGTTAAACAATTTTcctatcaaatataaaaaaaaacaaaacggtcCTTTTCAGGACCACGATATACAATTAAACGAAGAttcaaaataatgataaattaaccgaaaaataataaatacatatctaaaaGTAATTTTGTCACAATTCTTAATTTGCCTGTAGTTAGCATTCATtccaatttaatattatttatcaaatatccaaatacatatgtatatatgtatattgcattcATATTATTTATGAGGAAGTATGTTGGAACGGAATatgagtaaatataaaaattacattgtctacggacctatgtatgtatggatgtatacatatacatatgtatggtaagtaagtttagtataaaattattactaatataGGATTTGAGTAGAAATTTATCCGACAATATATTAGCAAATTGTGAATTGATCGCATAAAACCGCTTTTTGTTTTCATACTATTATTTTActtcatttaaattgaaatgtgaCTTTTTCATGTATATACTCTTGATAGTTAATGAATAACAACACAAGGGCCCTAACAATAACCtcacgttatttttttttattttttatttatatttatttcttaatgaaaACATCTTATTACTTCTTTAGATCATtgctaatataaattattttaaatttgtaaaataattttaaggtttgatttaaaaataattgagaaaattaaatttaaagagggaaattttgacttttataGAGCAAAGTTTggacaaaatttcat
This genomic window from Bactrocera neohumeralis isolate Rockhampton unplaced genomic scaffold, APGP_CSIRO_Bneo_wtdbg2-racon-allhic-juicebox.fasta_v2 ctg2629, whole genome shotgun sequence contains:
- the LOC126766841 gene encoding histone H4 encodes the protein MTGRGKGGKGLGKGGAKRHRKVLRDNIQGITKPAIRRLARRGGVKRISGLIYEETRGVLKVFLENVIRDAVTYTEHAKRKTVTAMDVVYALKRQGRTLYGFGG